The following proteins come from a genomic window of Chitinophagaceae bacterium:
- a CDS encoding SOS response-associated peptidase — MCFHIRLSKEAVKIENRFNANFEDPDSFIQSEHINGFAHPRLPVITNEDQKSIQLFNWGLIPFWAKDESIRKYTLNARIESIRKKPAFRQSVQKRCLVIVNGFYEWQWLDSRGKKKQKYLIQLPGEDIFCLAGLWSEWVEKESGEVIESFTIVTTEANEQMSVIHNSKKRMPVILKKEEESEWLKESSLTNFLTRDFSLEAIQTDN; from the coding sequence ATGTGTTTTCATATTCGCCTTAGCAAGGAAGCTGTTAAAATTGAAAATCGATTTAATGCAAACTTTGAAGACCCCGATTCATTTATCCAAAGCGAACATATAAATGGTTTTGCCCACCCCCGTCTCCCTGTAATCACAAATGAGGATCAAAAAAGTATCCAATTATTTAACTGGGGGTTAATTCCCTTTTGGGCGAAAGATGAAAGTATTAGAAAATATACACTGAATGCAAGAATAGAAAGCATTAGAAAAAAACCGGCGTTCAGGCAATCGGTTCAAAAAAGATGTCTGGTTATTGTAAACGGATTCTATGAATGGCAGTGGTTAGACAGTCGTGGAAAGAAAAAACAAAAATACTTAATTCAGCTGCCCGGAGAAGATATTTTTTGCTTAGCCGGCCTTTGGTCTGAATGGGTTGAAAAAGAAAGCGGCGAAGTTATTGAAAGCTTTACAATTGTTACCACTGAGGCCAATGAACAAATGAGCGTCATTCACAACTCAAAAAAAAGAATGCCGGTAATCCTCAAAAAAGAGGAAGAATCAGAATGGCTTAAAGAATCATCTCTCACAAATTTTTTAACCCGTGATTTCTCTT